The Dehalococcoidia bacterium genomic interval TGCTCTCGCCGCCCTCCACCGAGGCGACGGAGTCGAAGTTCGGGACGGCGGTGCCGCCCGCCTTTCTGATCTCTTCGACCACTTCCGCGGCAGGGCCGTTGTCATGCCCGGTGCCGTCCACGGCCACGCCCGGGTCGTTGACCACGACCTTGGCGCCCTCCTTGGCGGCGAGCAGGGCGATGCCACGCCCGATGCCGCGGCCGCCGCCGGTTACGACGGTGACCTTACCTTCGAGCCATCCGTTTGCCATATGCGTCCCCTCTCCTGACGGCCCCCAGATCGAAGTCAGGGGCTCGTACTCGGACGGTCCGTGACCGTCCGGCTAGCGCTTCGGCAGGGCGACGATGGCGTCGCCGGGCGTGGTCTTGATGCCCTCCGGGTTCTTCGGGCGCCCGTCGTCGTTCGCCTTACCAGTCTCAGTCCAGATCTCGAGCTCTACGAGGTTCTTGCCGCCCTCCTGGTACTTCTTCTTCACGATGCCCCGGCAGATGATCTCCTGGTTGGGATAGTCCATACCACGGTAGGAGCAGCCGTAACGCACGATCTGGCCCCCCGGCGCGATCCAGTCGTGCAGGAGCTGGCCGAGGAATGCATTCTTGAGGGCGCCATGGACGATGATGTCCTTGAGGCCGGTGCCTTTCGCGAATGTCTCGTCGTAGTGGATCTGATAGAAGTCACCGGAGGCGGCGGCCCACATCACCAGCTGCTGGGTGCTGCAGTTCTTCACCAGGCGCGGGATCTCGTCGCCTTCCTTAACGTCGTCCCAGTAGACCTGCTCTGCCATGCTCTTCCTCCGGCCTAGTAGTTGAGGCTCGTGCCGTAGCTGCGGGCGACGACTTCGCCGTTCTGGTTGGTGTAGGTGCTTTCGCGGCGGGTGATCACCATGGGCCCGAGGCTGCTGGTCACCTGCTCGATGCTGACAGTCTTGCTGACCGAGGTGAGGACGTCACCGGCGCAGATCGGGATGCCGGTGTACTCGTACTCGGTGCCGCCGTTGAGTACGCGCATGCGGCGGCCGCCGGGCCCGGCAGCGCCAGGGCCGCCCATTGCCGCCATGACGCCGGCCATGCGGTTGGGGTTGAAGACCGTGGTGCCCAGATATCCCGGCGGGCAGACGAGGCTGCGGTAGCCGCGAGCCTTTGCGGCCTCCTCGTCATAGAAGATGGGGTCGGTGTGCCCGACTGCCCGGGCGAACATCCGGATGCCGGTCTTGTCGACCTCGTGGCGGACGGGAGGGCTCTCTCGACCAATCGACGCGCGCATTTCGT includes:
- a CDS encoding MaoC/PaaZ C-terminal domain-containing protein, which translates into the protein MAEQVYWDDVKEGDEIPRLVKNCSTQQLVMWAAASGDFYQIHYDETFAKGTGLKDIIVHGALKNAFLGQLLHDWIAPGGQIVRYGCSYRGMDYPNQEIICRGIVKKKYQEGGKNLVELEIWTETGKANDDGRPKNPEGIKTTPGDAIVALPKR
- a CDS encoding MaoC family dehydratase N-terminal domain-containing protein: MTQEAPSLITDEMRASIGRESPPVRHEVDKTGIRMFARAVGHTDPIFYDEEAAKARGYRSLVCPPGYLGTTVFNPNRMAGVMAAMGGPGAAGPGGRRMRVLNGGTEYEYTGIPICAGDVLTSVSKTVSIEQVTSSLGPMVITRRESTYTNQNGEVVARSYGTSLNY